In Palleronia sp. LCG004, a single window of DNA contains:
- a CDS encoding TolC family outer membrane protein: MRAAGRLLRASALALGTLAATASAQAETLGDALVLAYRHAGLLEKNRAVLRAADENVAQALSQLRPIVSYSANIRRTWTFPNDRTVPGQSANGMQITPDTRIGDDANTTSTIGISAELLLWDGGATRLGTDIARESVLATRQGLIGAEQQVLLNAVQAYLGVRESIAFVNLRESNVELISEQLRAARDRFEVGEVTRTDVSVAEAGLASARSGLAAALGDLEQARANYVRFVGQLPGALAEIRNLPPLPATLAAAQDVARKSHPDILRAMRLVTVSELNVSQAKASFRPSISGSANLNVADDFEESASVGVQMSGPIYTGGRLSSLYRQAIANRDESFADLHIATDNVLQQVAQAWALLEVARARIEAGGLEVSAARLAFESVQEEVRFGTRTTLDILDAEQDLQDARANLISAQISEINAAYQLLSGMGLMTVEHLDLPVVTYDPEAYYNAVRNAPLREVSPQGEKLDSILRAIGRN, from the coding sequence GTGAGGGCCGCGGGTCGCCTTCTGCGCGCGAGCGCCCTGGCATTGGGCACGCTTGCCGCGACGGCGAGCGCCCAGGCCGAAACGCTCGGCGACGCGCTCGTTCTGGCTTATCGCCATGCCGGACTTCTGGAGAAGAACCGTGCCGTCCTGCGGGCCGCGGACGAAAACGTCGCGCAGGCGCTCTCGCAGTTGCGCCCGATCGTCAGCTACTCCGCGAATATACGTCGCACCTGGACATTTCCGAACGATCGGACTGTGCCTGGGCAATCGGCGAACGGCATGCAGATCACGCCTGACACCCGGATCGGCGACGACGCGAACACCACCTCCACCATCGGTATCTCTGCCGAGCTCCTGCTCTGGGATGGAGGAGCAACACGGCTCGGTACCGATATCGCCCGCGAGTCGGTTCTTGCCACGCGGCAGGGGCTGATCGGGGCCGAGCAGCAGGTCCTCCTGAATGCCGTGCAGGCGTATCTGGGCGTGCGCGAATCCATCGCATTCGTGAACCTTCGCGAAAGCAACGTCGAGCTCATCTCCGAGCAGTTGCGCGCCGCGCGCGACCGGTTCGAGGTGGGCGAGGTGACCCGTACCGACGTGTCCGTCGCCGAAGCCGGCCTGGCGTCGGCGCGATCCGGTCTTGCTGCCGCCCTCGGCGATCTGGAGCAGGCCCGGGCGAATTACGTGCGCTTCGTGGGTCAACTTCCAGGCGCGCTCGCCGAAATTCGGAACCTTCCGCCGCTGCCTGCCACGCTTGCCGCCGCGCAGGACGTCGCGCGCAAATCGCATCCCGACATCCTGCGGGCCATGCGTCTGGTGACCGTATCCGAACTCAACGTTTCGCAGGCCAAGGCGTCGTTCCGGCCCTCGATCAGCGGCAGCGCGAACCTTAACGTCGCCGACGATTTCGAAGAAAGCGCGTCGGTTGGCGTGCAGATGAGCGGACCGATCTACACCGGCGGGCGATTGAGTTCGCTGTATCGGCAGGCGATCGCGAACCGCGACGAATCCTTTGCCGACCTCCATATTGCGACCGACAACGTGCTGCAGCAGGTTGCGCAGGCCTGGGCGCTGCTCGAGGTGGCCCGCGCACGGATCGAAGCCGGCGGGCTCGAGGTATCAGCCGCGCGGCTCGCCTTCGAATCGGTTCAGGAAGAGGTGCGGTTCGGCACGCGTACGACGCTCGACATCCTCGACGCCGAGCAGGATCTGCAGGACGCCCGGGCGAACCTCATCTCGGCCCAGATCTCCGAGATCAACGCCGCGTATCAGCTCCTCTCCGGGATGGGGCTCATGACGGTCGAACATCTCGATCTTCCCGTGGTTACCTATGACCCGGAAGCCTATTACAATGCCGTGCGAAACGCCCCGCTGCGTGAAGTCTCTCCGCAGGGTGAAAAGCTCGATTCCATCCTGCGCGCGATCGGCCGGAACTGA